The following nucleotide sequence is from Cucumis melo cultivar AY chromosome 1, USDA_Cmelo_AY_1.0, whole genome shotgun sequence.
TCAACAAAAGGTTGACAATGCATAAGTCTTTATCTGGACAGTGGcatgtctttcttttcttattatgGTTTCTCCCCAATGATAGTAGGTTTTGAAGGTATAAACTACAATTTGTAGAGTTTATGCATTGATGCAGCATCAAAATGAGACGAAAGTGAATAATATTTATGATTCTATTTGGAAGACAACATTTAATTACATTTGTAAAATATTCATTGTGATTGTAGATCATCCTGAGGTAGATCGTTGGCATTGAACATAATTCTTGGCTTTCCCATGCTGAAGTTGAGGACCCTTGCATTCATATTGTACTTGATTTCTCCATCATAAAGCATCTTTCTTATGTAGTGTTCTATGTCTGAACCTATTAGCCTAAGTGTATATTCTGTCAATGGAGCTCCCTGCTTTCCACAAATAAACACACACACGTGTCATCAATATAATTTAATTGTCACACTAACTTCACAGATCTAAGTTACAAAATATGTGTATGCCACGTCAGTAATATTGCCCTTCTATCATTAGAGTAGAAATTTTGGATGAGACCTAAAACAAGTAGGGTGATGACTTGGAATGCCCTGGGTCTTTGGGTCCCAATATCCATACCAAGtcaaatgtttttatttttgtaggCTCCAAATTTCACCAACTATTCCAACAAATTTATACTTCAAACATAGTTATAGGTTAGAAACATTCTAGAGAAGTCAAAGTAATATTACATCCAAAAACTAGGATGTTCTCTGTATTtagtatttaaaaagaaaaagattgtcTATCAATTTAATGGAATCAAACTAAAATTTGGACGATGATAAAAAATCTATTGCCTTCAAATTCATTAACGACGGGTTTACTAACATCTTGTTTACTTAATATTTACATTTTCAATTTCTTATCTACTTTTTGCATTTCTAAAACATTAAGCCTATAAACACTCTTTTcacatttaaattttttgttttgttttttattttctactgatgttttcaaaagttaaaccaagttttaaaaactaaacaaagtaatttttacgttttttatttttatttttagaattttactaaaaaattacatttttatttaaaggAGATGAAAATCACCCTAAGAAATTGGGAGAAAAAagacttatttttaaaaatccaaAATCAAATAGTTAACCAAATAAACCCCAGCAATAAAAGAGATAATATTACGCTTTGGTATTATGATTTCATCCTATAATTGCTGCTtagaatataaatatattttacaaaatttcaatGTCAAATATTGTGGGCTTCAATTGTTGTTTTGTCAATTGAACCATACATACCTTTGTATAGGCACTAACAACAATCAATAAAAGTACATCAACGTATTTATACATTCTTTAGCTCAATTAGTATAGTATTAGCTAGTCCGATTTTATTAACAAATACGTCGATTTGAACTTTTCACAGAGCTAACCCCTGATATAACAAAGAATCCTAAAATACTAAAAagtgagagagaaagaaaaagtacCTCATAATGATCCACAAGCTCTTGGAAGTAAGCATAGACTTTATTGCAAGTTTCAGGATTCCAAAGGAACTCATTACTTGGATCCAAAATGAGAGTAAGTTTATCCATTTGAGTTTGATCAAACTCACAAGTAACCGGGTCAATGTAAGCTGCATATATTCTTACATGTCTTGTCACACTGCTAAGCCATTGTCCTCCATACTCTCTTCCCATGTTTTTGCTCTTCACATTCTGTTGTACTTCGACGGGTCGCAGCGGCGATGGTTTCGGCGTTGCCTGTTCTTGATCTTCTTCCTGGTCTCCAACTTTTAGTTGCTCTGCAGCTTCATTGAGCTGAGCTGAGATGGGAAATCTGAGTGTgtgttttgtgttttgtttgCCATTTTTCCAACCCACCATAGAAAACATTATGTAAGATGAAGCTGCTGCTGCTGTTGCCATGGAGGAATTCTTTTGGTGTCTATCTTTTAGAAAATGGTTGGTTTTGATTTCTCTGTTTTATAGTTTTGGagtattttcctttttttccttcCGAATGGCTgacttttttttcaaatgaaatgAGATCCAATTGTTTGTGGATAAGATTTTTTTGGTTCTGTTTCATCATTTGGTGCACTTATTGGCTGGTTTtctatttctcttttctttttaattagaCCCCCAGAAAAGAGAAGACCCAGAAAAAGGGATTATAAACTTTTGGGAATTCATTTATAGGTTTGATTTTGTCCCTAAGGTTTCAGTCATTTAATGCTAATATTTAGGgttaaaaacttaaaagaaaacatattcAATCCATTCCATCCCACTGTTTTGATGGAAGTTTAGCTTAGCAGTAGTTGACATGACATTCCATGTCAAAGATAAGAAATTCAATCTCAACAATGAAAAATTATTTGGTAAAGAGATGTTTGTTTCATTTATTTGTCAAATATTCATCGGGCATACATTATTATTCGAtccaaatttttattaaaaagttTAGGTCCCATATAcgatttgatttttaatttttcttttctattaaataatttagacccttaaacaaaaacaatataattttttattccATTTATGAGGttataaaattttttttttttgatcaAATACATATACTTTTAGTCGGattctaaaaacaaaacaagttttagaaaactaatttattttagttttaaaattttgataaataatgatttggtttttgaaaatgatGAGTAAAgtaaacaacaaaataaaaaaatttatatttaattcaCTTTTCAAAAACTGAAATCAAAACTAAATTTTGAATTGGATTGATTCACATGTTCCTATTATAGGACTAAAAGTTCAGGTTTAAGAAAATAAGCAAAATCTCCGTAAGGACTCACTCCTTATTATGAGTAAGATGTGTATAGAGAAAGGATTATATGAATAGATTTATGGAGATTTTACCGTAAGAGAGGGAAATGTTTGAAGGTAAAAATGAGTTCATGAAAACCCTAAAACTAAGGTTTACATAACCCTACATCCAAACGGGATTAACACTAATACCAAATGCCCCCTCAGAATCCTAAAAAGagaacaaaattaaaaaggaatATTTTAGCTTTTCATACAAAATTATTTCATTCCAGTCCGAATTAAAAATGTCCATTTACAGTAATGGCAGAAACGGAGTTGATCCAGATTTCTGCAACTAGAAGAAGCTGAACTAAAAACCTAAACtaaacaaaagaaagagaaaaaaaaaaactaaactaaactaaaactaaactaaactgTGATTCTGTTAAACCTTAATGGTGGGAGACTGGACAAAACCTTGCTCCCAACGAGGAAGGAGCAAGCAACTCAGTTTGCCAACTATTGCACAGCCAAATTCTCATTCATTACCCGAACTGGTTTGATTAGCTCGTCGGGATCTTCTAACAGTAACTCAGAGAGGTAACCTTGACAAAAGGACGTAGTCTGGCTTGTCGAGTCATGGCTTTCTTCAATATCTTCATCACTGCCGACATCAAGGCTGATATAATCTGTCAGATCCTCAAGAAAAGGGTCACTCGATTTAACAGGAAGCTGCTTATCACTCACCACCAATCTAGATCTAGAAACATCCTGATTTGTAGAACCAAAGTAGCGTCCTTGATCGTTATTCCTCCCTTCCAATCGCTTTCTTTTCCTTCCTTTAGTTTGTTGTTTAGGATGGTGAAGTTTGCATGTTGATCTATCCGGGCATGTTCCTGTTGCTTCCAACAAGGGGCACACATAACTGTGCTTCTTACGGCACTGAACAATTAGGTTCCAGATTTCATTAGATTCACAATTTTACAGTTTATACACATGACATATTATTGAGTTAAAAACTTGATATTGtctttaaaaattcaaatggcATCTAAAGGAGCAAATTTAGAAGTATGATAAAAAGCATTGCTCAGAAACAGTAAACAAAATGTCTTTTGAACATATTTTTCAGAATCCACCAccaaatagtaaccactagggGAAAAAAAATGAGTCCTCAGTCAGGAAGGGTCACCAGCATCACGAAGCACACTTGCAAAAGCTGAAGATTTTCAGGGAGACAACAATGTGTTTGACCAGAAAATTTGCAGCATATTCGTTAAGAGTTAAAACTACATCAAATAAATGTGCAAGTGCTTCATGTTGACTAACCAGAAAATAATACTTGAAAAGTGGAGATTACCTCGTTTCCCAGAGCACAATAGCCCCTAAGGAAAGCCTCGCAAGTAGGAACCTTTGAGTTAACATTTACATGTCTATAAGCACAATTTTTGCTGCTGCATAAACCTGTCAAGAAGTCCATTATATACCTGGAGTCCagtaattttctttctttctctctctctctctctctctctctctctttttttttttttttttttggtgggaaagttaaagtttgagaatTACCCTGTAGAAAGTATGAACAATCAGGCATCCTTTCTGGAATCACCTGTGAACGAAAATTGAGATGAAAGGTTATCGACATTTGACAATTAACAAAACTAAAGCTTACGCAAGAAAAGATCCATCAATTCCATCAGTGAACCTTATGAGTCAATTTGCAGCTTGCGTTAGAACATAAACCGTTGAGAAATTTTGTGCAGACTGCAATCTTGGAAGTGTCGTGAATATAAGGGCACTTGCCACCTTCTTTGTTACATTTACCAAATCTTGTGAAAAATTGACAGTACATCCGCTTCTTAGCCAGCCGCTGTCTTGCAGTGTGCAAACTCCATCGAATTTTCTCACTTGCCAATATGCGTGCTCTTCTTTTTGGATTTCGGACCAATTGATTGCCTTTTCCGATCTTTACATATCTACCAGTCATTAAGAGTCAATTACAAGAACATTAGTAGCACAATTGTCTCAAAACTTTTACGTCTATGAAACTGAAATACTAAAATCTGCATTTTTGTTTATACAGAAAACAGAAATAACAGTGATATTACACAAGTATACTGTTCATCTAATATCCATGCACATACTCGAAACATGCATTAGTTTAAATAATCACATACTCATCATTGCCAATCACTAGTCTTGCTGGAATATAAAATTTCTTAGCACTCTTTCTTGGTTGGAGAGTAGTAGAACCGGATGCTTGGTCATCTGTAGAACATGAAAAATGAAGAATAGCAATGAAATTAGAGGTTGCCGATACCTATTAAACCTGTGAATGTAAGTAATAAATATACTGGATAGCTCAAAAACAGACATGTTCTGAGAATATATAGTTTGGTTCTAACATATTTTAAGTCCAGTATTGCACAGCTGTAATGTTTTGATCTCTAATAcatcttttaataattatttagcTGTTGTGCCTAGAAAGATGCACGGATTACAtacttatattttaaaaagttcatTGAAGACCACATTGAAAAGCAACCAACGAAATAAAGCAGATGGAGCTCCTAATGTCCAGtgacttaaaataaaaaaaaataataataataaaataaaataaaaagtaataaattaattaaattaaaagaaaaagaaaaagaaaaaaaaaggaatccTTGCGATAAAGAAAAGTACAAGGGAAAAAATGTTACAAGAACTAAAGTGAAGAAACTAATACTGCGCTCCAGCAGTTTTCTTACAGAAGAAAAAACAGAAACCAGGAGATGCCCAAAGAATCTAAGAAAGACAAGTAATGTCCACCACAAAAGCAAATATCAACTAGCTGGGAGTcatgaatataatttaaaagtgtTCTTCTTTTACTTCATTATAGGAAACACAGATCACTCGGCATGCCagaaaaattaaaacacaatcTCATAGAAACTATATCCAACAGACTTACAAGAAAATTGACTTCCACCAAGAGTGTCAGAGGAAACAGATGGATCCCAGTTACGTTCTCTTTTCTTCCTATCTGCATCAGCAACTGCCCTTGTAGCTTCCTatattaaagaagagaaaaaaaactattttctgaaaaaaatgttataaaagAAAAGATCAAAGATCATTCTTGCCTCCACCAGTGCCCATGAAAAAGAATAAACAATAGGAGACtaagaggaagaagaaattgCAGCCTATGAATATATTATTAACCAACTTCCAACAAACCTCGTTAGCTTTCTTTGAGTGCTTTTCAATGGATTTTGACCACTTTAAACTAGACCTGCCAACACTTAGTACCTTGGATTTTCGAAGTGAAAATCCATGTTTTGATCTTTTATAAACTGTGTTCCTGTTCCTCAACAGCAACAATTTTCTGGTGGAGAAAAAACACTGGAATTACCACTTGTTGAACCTAACAGCCCCTTTaggtagaaaaataaaacaagcaCGAATAAGATTAGAATAGTTCGTGCACAACATGCCTCAGTATAGTCGAACTGTTTCTCTGAGTAGAAGCATTTAGTTTGAACATCTTCCAATATGTTCTTTTCCAAGGAAAAAGTCGAGGAGCCATCTTGTGATTCTGCAAATTGCCAGCACCATTTCCTGCAGCAACTGAACTGCAAAGTGTCCATACCAAAGAAGATTTTGAAGGCCCGTGTGTTTCCAATAAAGCTGTAAAGAAAATCCATATTCAGTTTTATTATTGACTGCATTTCATCCTAAAGCAACGATGAATGCCAGGACGACTAGACCCACACCTAACCCAAATGCACGGaagaaaattaaagatagaGAGAAACAATGGTTATTAGGGATACAAAGTATATTTGGGATGAAACACCAAACAAGACAAATCAATTGAATGACTTGTAAGAACAAAAGCCAGCAATGATTTAACACAGATCTTTTCGTAAATGAAAGACAAATTTTAAATATCtcttatcattatcattatttaattttattattgagGTGAACTCAGAGAGTATACAACAACAATGGGAAAGGAAatacatgaaaaaaaaactaGATCTCAAACATTTTCAGACCTATTATGTACAAGCTAAAATCCAGAAAGCTATCCATCGTGATTATTCGATTTTAACACCACAACATCTAGATACATGAATCAACAGTTCATTTTCTAACCAATAAAAGAAAGGAACGCCATAAATATGTTCTTTCaccccaaaagaaaaaaaaaactgccACATTCAGAGATAAAAATTCCCAATAAATTGAAATGGAAAAGGAGAAACTTACAAACCTTCTATCAAAGTACAGGAAAATTTAACAGTATCCAGAACCTAAGGTTAAAACGATTgctaattaaatatataagtaATCAGAAGATTAAGAGATTGAACAGTGTAGAGAACAAGAAATTTACACAATACTGCAAGCACTAAAAAGAGTGTCCCTGTATAAAGAGGCAGACACAAGGGATACAAAGATGCGAAAATCCTGTAAAACTGCCTCCTCTATGATGTATACTCATAATTCTCATTATAGGACAGtgaaatgaaatattaaaaatttagaaTCTAAATGAAATTGTTCATAATATACTGTTCCAATGGAAACATTTCCAAGGCAACGCAATAAAGCTATAATTTATCTATAATACCTTTAAATTGTTGCCTCTTATTAAAATTTCCAGCGTCTCCATCTCCATAAGAGCTTTGGGCTCCCGGCTTTGAAATATCTTCAGTGGGCAGTAAAGTCTGCTTCATCTGACATTCTGATGGGGCCCTGATTAGCTGATTCTTTTTCCTCTTGTAATAACCATCAGAGCCCAAGGAACAAGTCGTCTCCCTGTTTTTAGTTGATAAATCACAGGGATTTGAAGTTGCAACCAATTGATTTGACTTGCGCTTCACATACACCATCTTTTTTACAACTAAAGAAACAGAATTCGTTTTTTTCATTTCAGccagattttctttcttatcaGCAGTAACAACCTGACTTTTAGGAGCTAACAAAATCTTCAGTGAATCCCCAACCGACTTTGAGAGATCACTAACTTGTTTAGACTTCATGGGATTTGATTCAGTTTCATGGCAAGGAGACAGGGCACAATCTCCCATAGGCACAGAATAATTGGGGGACCGGGACTCACTAGATAGTTGGGGAGGATAGGGATTATAAACATTAGCATCAGTTCCCTTCGCTTTAGAATGGAAACAAGAGTTAGCGACCTCAACCTTGTTAGACTTTACGCTAGACCAGTAATCATGTTGATCTGATGAGCTTGAACTCAAATCATGAGAGCCCAAAACTCGTGCAGCAACTGGAGAAAGCTTTCGAACTAGGCTGTTACCTTTACGAATGTATGAAGTACTCTGAAGCATTCCACCTCCTCCATGTAACTGCCCTTGGAGAGGAATAGAGCTCAAAGAAGGCTTATTTCCAAGAGCCGGAGATGGAGAATTTACATTTCGATGCCAACTTCTGGGCTTTTTGCTATATGCTGCAGATGTTAAATTTTTTGAAGCAGGGTATGTGGAAAAGGATTTAGCAGGAAAAGCCTGAGATTTGTAATAACTCattttctgttcttttttgcatGAGTTGGAAGAATTATTGTCAGCTTGAAGTCCATTTTTTAATGCTTCCAAAGCCTGTGGTAATACATTGCCAGGGGACATATTTACAGCATTGGTATAACCTAATTTTCTATGAACAGCCAAAGGCTGTGAAAACAGAGTGTCAGTAGATGCCTTTAATTCATTTTCCACATTAGATTTCTTCTTCACTTTTTCATCATCTGCACAATCCATTTTGGAGTCAGTGTGGCTGAATGATGCCTCACAATTTAATTTATGCATTTCTGGAACATTAGAAGCTTCTGAAGAACCCAAATGACCTCGTGTATCAAACATGCTGCCCTTAATTTCCCTATCAGAATTGGCAGCGGGGAATCCCTTCTCATCAAAAGATATTTCAATACGATGCAAATTATCCTGGCAAACATTACTAGATGATTTAACTGATTCAGGATTTGGACGATCTAAGGTTTGAGAGGATGGAACTTCTGAAGGACTTTTCCACTGTTCAGTCTTATTACAAATTATAGATTGTCGTTCTGCAGCATGAACGTTTAGTTCTTTTCTTCTGTCAGTGACTACATCCATATCATCACTTTGATTAGTGGCCATTATGGTAGCACCAGTCACTTCTTGCTCATATCCCAATGATGCTGAGGGAGAAAGTGACTGACACTTCGAGATAGTTGAGACCTGGATTGAACAAGAGTTTTTTTCCAGCTGCTCATATTTCAAGAGACACTCTAGGGGGTTTCTTTCTATATTGATCTCTGTGGCAGTTTCTTTTTTCGATATATCATCGAGAACCATGCTCATCCCCTTTAAACGATCTGTAGAAACAGTACTAGCTGTGAAAAGAGTATCCACAGTGGATAATGCAACCTCCTTTCCTTCCACTAATTCACCATTAGAATTTAGTGGATCACTTAAACTAGAAATGAATGTAATTGCAGCATTAGTTTCACCACTGCGACAAGGCAAAACAGGACTAGCAATGCATGTTTTTCGTTTTTTTCGAGACTTTAATGATACATCAGTCCCTCTACTATCAACGTCAAACCCCGTCAACAATTTGTTTTTTGGTGACTTACCTAATGAAGTGTAATCGAGCATCCCACTCTCTCCAAAGGTGGTAGGATTTTCCCACATCACCATACTTCCAAGACCTGAAATATCCTGCTCTGGAGGGCAATGACCTTTAGAATTGAAACTTACACATAAATCCTCAGAATTAGTCTCTTGATTGATGTCACCAGGACCTGCAAAATTCAGTTCCCTCACCTTAGACAACAATTTCTCACCTTCTCCACTTAGTATTGGATCCTTAACTTTCAAAGAACCTTCTTCTAAACTAAGACCTAATGAAACAGAACTACTACCAACAGATTCCTGTACTCTCGTAATACCAATCCTCTCACAGTTAAAAACCTCATCCACTAGTATATTAGTACACTGATGACAATCATCTGAATTCCGATTAGTATGTTGGTCACTGTTATCAGCTTCCAAACTTAAGGAATCAACCTGCATCTCAGATGCTTTTAGATTTACACCCACCAAAGGATTTGTAATTGTAACTTTTCCTGCAGGTACTCCTACGACATCAGTCTCAAGAGGTCCAGTCACCTTATTTGTATAAAGCCGCTTGCAAATTGCATCAACAATAAAAGTTTCAGAAAGTAGAGTATTCTCTTCAAACTGAGTTACTCCATTGTCAAAATCCATGGGAGTATCTATTCTAACAGTCAAATTATTTTCATTAACAAGACTACCAAGAAGATTAGGATCATTAGGACTCGATGATCCAGACTGACTGCCTCCCAGAAAAACCATTGTAGCTTTAGACTCTTTACCTGATACACTTTCAAACGATGAATCTTCGATACCCTTACTGattccaaaatcaaactcaTTATGTCCATTTTGTAATTGAAGATTCTTACTCGAATTTAAAAGAGGTGGTATGGCAATGAAAGAAGCGTTTGTCTCAAGATGATCACTAGTTCCTCTTCCCTCTTTTGTCAAGGAATTCAATGGAGAACCTAAGCTGTTTTTATTACTCTTATCTGCAGGTACACATTCCATGCCCATGACTGTATTGGCTTGACATTCTTTTGATGCTACAGGGAGGACAGATTGATCCGCTTTTCTTTTATCTAATGATCCTGACATATCAGTCGGGGAAGCCTTCAATACAAAACCATGGTCTGAGTTCTTTCCAGATGTGGAAATCTTGTTTTCTGAAACTTCTAAACCCTTACCAGACCCGGTAACATCTGGGGGAATATTTGTCAAACTGCTTACTTTCACTGGAGGGTCTTCAGCACCTTTTCTAGTCTGTAAACCCAGTTGGGAACTCACTACCTTCTTTGCTACTTTCCTCacaacttttttcttcttcatggTCCTTACCATAGCTCCTTTTCCTGAAACATTCTTCCCTTCTACATCTGACACCTTTCCTTGTGAAGGCCTCTCAAGGTTTCTTTTTCTAAGTGAATAGCTGCCCTTAACTGAAGAAGCATCAGTTAAATTATTAGATCCATTACCAGCCAACGGACCTGTAGCCTTCTCGTCTAAATCCTTCAGCTCATTTTTAATGTCTGGGGGACAAGTGACAAATTTTGTAACATAATTTGTCCCAAAATCATCCTTGTTCTGTCCAGTTAAATGTGAGTTAGTAGAGTCAGTTTTCTCATTTACATGCCTTGAATCGACATCTGAAATAGGAGCAGACTGTGTTGGTGCCACAATAGCCTTGGCCACCAACGAATTGGATTTAAAAGAAACATCTAGCTCCATGGGACTTCCCTCTCTCCTCTTCCCTGAATCCATTCTGTAACATAAAGATCTAACCTGATTTTTGCCTCTGAGGAAACTGTTCTTCTCATCAAAATACTCAGAATCACGTAATTGCTCACTCTCTCTGTTATTGTGACAAGGATTTGCCATTTGAATTCTAAGAAAAGCACTCTTTTTCTGTACTTGCTTCCGTGGAGTGGATGTGTACTCAATATAACCTTCCATACCACCCTTATTATCATAGTAATATTTCCCTAATTCAGCATTAGAATGCCCATGCTTTCCAGATAAAATTCGAAAATCAGTACGGTCACCATGTCCTCTATCATTACTTCCATCTAAGTACGAATTGTGCATGTTCCTAAAGGTCTGTTTGCTATGAACCCATCTCTGATTTTTCCCCACCATTGTACTATTCCTACGACTCCTAAAAGATTCTTTTTCATAATTCGAGCCATACCGGTGTTTATCAAAGCTTCCTGAAGTAAATTTATCTCTAGACAATGGACTCCGTGAGGCTCCACATTCCATAAAGGAAACATTGGAATCTTCTTTATGGTGATCATGGTGATAATAGTTCTCCTCACCGCGTCCTCGTAGCACCTCTTCTCTTGGATTTGGCTGATAACTATCACTGTAATCCGCTCCCCGCCTAGAACAATTACCTGAACTATACCTAAACATTTCGGGTGGCGGATACGGGATGCCCGATCTGTGATCAATTTCTCGGTGACCCATTCTATGATCAAAATCAATAGGAGAATGCGGTAATGGTGGTCGATTATCCACCGTGACTCTGGATGGATCCGAAACATCAAACCGACTGTCATGGTACGGGTGGTTGAGATCAACAAAATCACGATGAAAGCCTCCGTCGAAAGAGATCCGACCGGAAAGCGGAGGGGAACGCTGAAATTCATGACGGCGGGGCGGAGATCTCAATGAGTCTTCGTTGATTggaagatgggtgtcaacaacAAAATGGGGTTGTGAGGGATTATAAGCAAGGGGAGGTTGGGGTGACGGGGGTGGATGAATGGAATGATGACGGTAGGACGAGGGGGGCGGTGGGGGGAGCGGGAAATCAAGGGGTTGATCGGGATGATTATGAAGAAGGTGGTGGTGATTGGGAGGGAAGGGGAAACTGGGATCTTCGGGGAAAAAAGGGTGAGGAGGAAGAGGGGCGgagggaggaggaggaggaggaggaggaggaggagagaTGTACCTGGATTGATCCCGTTGATGGTAAAGAAATTGAGGTAAATCCATGGCGGAGATCAGATCTGGTTGAGCGGCCACTGTTGATGGTGGTTCTTGGATGTGGGTTTGTATTTTATGGCGCTACACCGGCCATAGTCGCGAGGAGTGTATTTGATGAATTGAGATATAATTTTGGGAGATCATCCATCCCAATCTTGTGGATGAAAAAGTGTAAACTAAAACTACGTTGTTTTGGTGTGTACTCTCACCTTTCACCTTTCACCTTTCACATATGGAACTCCTCCACGTTATCTTTCTTTTACggtattttctttctttcacaTATGGAACAACCACGGTATTTTGTTGTTGACACGTTCCCGTCTCTTTTCCGGAAaacatattttctttcttttacggtattttcaaatcaaatctttcatctatttaatattttactaaTCTTTCAGTTCCAACACTACCGGCTGTTTTCggttataaataataaaaaacaaacaaaaagaagataatagagaagagaggaagtaAGGAAGACTCAATTGTGTAATCTATTACAAATACATCATACATCTCTATTTATAGAATATGTGTATAGGTTACGATAGAATTCAATAACTTGTATGTTCTAACTTGGAATTAAATGGTAGTAATATAACAATTGGTAAtctatgtaggttatggatatctatcGACATTCATGTTatataattttgtattttataatACTCCTCTTAGatattcatattatataaaataaatatctcGTTAAAACCTTGCTAAGAAAAAACTCGATGGAAAAAATCCCAGTGAATGAGAAAGATTACATTGTTTTGTGTAATTTAATAACTACCTCATTAAAATCCTTGTAAGAAAATCCAATGCAAAAAACAATAGGCTGATGGAAAACAAGACACGCGCAGCAGAAAAATAGGATCTAGATTGCTATAATTGCAGCTAAacaatttagtaattaacatgcataaataccctaattaaatgaaattaaggTTAAAGGATAAACTTACCTTTATTGCTTCCAAATTCCTCGTTATCTCCTCATGACCACCAGTAGTGTTGACCAACTATTCTTCGAACTTAGAACCGGG
It contains:
- the LOC103489705 gene encoding NAD(P)H-quinone oxidoreductase subunit M, chloroplastic, which translates into the protein MATAAAASSYIMFSMVGWKNGKQNTKHTLRFPISAQLNEAAEQLKVGDQEEDQEQATPKPSPLRPVEVQQNVKSKNMGREYGGQWLSSVTRHVRIYAAYIDPVTCEFDQTQMDKLTLILDPSNEFLWNPETCNKVYAYFQELVDHYEGAPLTEYTLRLIGSDIEHYIRKMLYDGEIKYNMNARVLNFSMGKPRIMFNANDLPQDDLQSQ